The sequence TCAACCAAAACATTGGTTTGATCCAAAATCCCAATTCGCTTTTCTACTTCTGATTCTGAAATACTGATGAACACTACAATCCCGATAAACGCTACAAAAGCCAGGGGAGTAAGAGCAGTGATGATGATAAATGATTTACTTTTAACACGAGTGAGGTATTCTCTTTTTAATACCAGCCAAACTTTATGCAAACTCATAATTACTTAATCTCCGCTTTTTTGATGTTGTCTTCTCCGACTGTGGAGATAAAAATTTCGTTTAGTGAAGGCTCGATGCGCTCAAACTTATGAATCTCAGCGTGCTCCATCGCAAGCTTCAGAATGTCCTGCATGCTTTGCCCGTTCAGTACTCTGATTTCAGCAAAATTTGTAGAACGATTGTTGATGCGGACGTTCTCCAGTTTATCCAGAAAAGATCCGTCACCTTCAAATTCAAGGTTAATGGTGTTCTCACCGAACGATGATTTGATATGCCGGAGGTTCCCGGTGAGTACGGCTTCACCCTGATTGAAGAGGCAGATGTCATCACACATTTGCTCTACCTGTTCCATGCGATGCGTGGAAAACAGGATGGTCTTTCCTTGTTCCCGTAACTCAATGATAATCTCTTTAAGCGTTTCGCTGTTGATGGGATCAAGTCCACTGAAAGGCTCATCAAATATATAGATATCCGGATTGTGAGCGATGGTGGCTATAAACTGTATTTTCTGAGACTGACCTTTAGAAAGCTCATTAATTTCC comes from Balneola sp. and encodes:
- a CDS encoding ABC transporter, producing the protein MAVIEVKDIYKSFGKTKAVNGVSFDVNEGRIFGLLGPNGAGKTTTIRMINFILTPDSGEVTINGLVASPETQRMIGYMPEERGLYKKMKVFDQLMYLTQLKGMDAGAAKKSIEYWLERFDAADWKKREINELSKGQSQKIQFIATIAHNPDIYIFDEPFSGLDPINSETLKEIIIELREQGKTILFSTHRMEQVEQMCDDICLFNQGEAVLTGNLRHIKSSFGENTINLEFEGDGSFLDKLENVRINNRSTNFAEIRVLNGQSMQDILKLAMEHAEIHKFERIEPSLNEIFISTVGEDNIKKAEIK